Proteins encoded in a region of the Campylobacter geochelonis genome:
- the ribH gene encoding 6,7-dimethyl-8-ribityllumazine synthase, which yields MKTIEGKLSLDGSEKVAIINARFNHIITDRLVEGAKDAFLRHGGDEENLSLILVPGAFEIPMALEKVLASGKFDAVCCVGAVIRGSTPHFDYVSAETTKGIANVTLKYAKPVTFGVLTVDSIEQAIERAGSKAGNKGFEAMTGLIEMISLYKNLKA from the coding sequence ATGAAAACCATAGAAGGAAAACTAAGTTTAGATGGTAGCGAAAAAGTTGCTATCATAAATGCGCGTTTTAATCATATCATCACAGATCGCCTTGTTGAGGGTGCAAAAGATGCGTTTTTACGACATGGTGGAGATGAAGAAAATCTAAGTCTTATACTAGTTCCAGGAGCTTTTGAGATACCAATGGCGTTAGAAAAAGTGCTAGCTAGTGGTAAATTTGACGCGGTTTGTTGCGTGGGTGCTGTGATTCGTGGCTCAACTCCACACTTTGACTATGTTAGCGCAGAAACAACAAAAGGCATAGCAAATGTTACGCTTAAATACGCTAAGCCAGTAACGTTTGGTGTGCTAACAGTCGATAGTATCGAACAAGCGATTGAACGAGCTGGAAGTAAAGCTGGGAATAAGGGCTTTGAAGCGATGACTGGGCTTATTGAAATGATAAGTTTATATAAAAATTTAAAGGCATAA
- the kdsA gene encoding 3-deoxy-8-phosphooctulonate synthase has translation MILIAGPCVIESEELIFQVAEKLAKFNEDKRIEFYFKSSFDKANRTSISSFRGPGLEKGCEILAKVKAKFGYKILTDIHESYQAAPVSEVADVLQIPAFLCRQTDLLVASAKTSSVVNIKKGQFLAPDQMKYSVKKVLETRGVSEFGYDAAKENGVWLTERGSTFGYGNLVVDMRSLAIMRAYAPVIFDATHSVQMPGGLDGKSGGDSRFVPYLARAAASVGVDGFFYETHINPCEALCDGPNMLNLDELEKTVEQTLKIEEILKG, from the coding sequence ATGATATTAATAGCAGGGCCTTGCGTTATAGAAAGCGAGGAGTTGATTTTTCAAGTTGCTGAAAAATTAGCTAAATTTAATGAAGATAAGCGAATAGAGTTTTACTTTAAATCAAGTTTTGATAAGGCAAATCGCACGAGTATTAGCTCATTTCGCGGACCAGGACTTGAAAAAGGGTGTGAAATTTTAGCCAAAGTTAAGGCTAAATTTGGTTATAAAATTTTAACCGATATCCATGAAAGTTATCAAGCAGCGCCAGTTAGCGAGGTTGCAGATGTGCTTCAAATTCCAGCATTTTTATGTCGCCAAACAGATTTGCTTGTAGCAAGTGCAAAAACTTCATCGGTTGTAAACATTAAAAAAGGGCAATTTTTAGCTCCAGATCAGATGAAATATAGTGTTAAAAAAGTGCTTGAAACGCGTGGAGTTAGCGAGTTTGGATACGACGCGGCTAAAGAAAATGGAGTGTGGCTAACAGAGCGTGGAAGCACTTTTGGGTATGGAAATTTAGTCGTTGATATGAGAAGTTTAGCGATAATGAGAGCTTATGCGCCAGTTATTTTCGATGCGACTCACAGCGTGCAAATGCCTGGTGGCTTAGATGGCAAAAGTGGCGGAGACAGTAGGTTTGTGCCATATCTTGCAAGAGCTGCGGCAAGTGTTGGGGTTGATGGGTTTTTTTATGAAACTCATATAAATCCATGCGAAGCGCTATGCGATGGACCAAATATGCTAAATTTAGATGAGCTTGAAAAAACAGTAGAACAAACACTTAAAATAGAAGAAATTTTAAAAGGATAA
- a CDS encoding DMT family transporter yields the protein MLHHFLMRHLGAYYMVLASMYFALTGAFAKFLSDDMSSVEVVFFRNFIGLLLILVAIFKKPVHQRGGKPFLLIFRGAIGMLSLLAFFYNIAHMGLAEAFTFSKMAPIFVAIISAIFFKEKLNSISWIAILLGFVGVVLVMQPNLGFEKTDMMGIINGLFAALAYTSIHELRRAYDTRIIVLSFVASGAVFPLICMIIAQFYATPDWLDFMFAKFVMPDFFGFVFILMMGFSGVLFQTYLTKAYAASRSAGMVSAIGYCDIIFTLILGMMMGDSLPNFIAFLGIIIIIFSGVVVAMQK from the coding sequence GTGTTACATCACTTTTTAATGCGTCATCTTGGGGCTTATTATATGGTTTTAGCTTCGATGTATTTTGCTCTAACGGGGGCGTTTGCTAAATTCTTAAGTGATGATATGAGTTCGGTTGAAGTTGTGTTTTTTCGTAACTTTATAGGACTTTTGCTAATCTTAGTAGCTATTTTTAAAAAACCAGTTCACCAAAGAGGCGGTAAGCCGTTTTTGCTCATTTTTCGTGGAGCAATAGGTATGCTTTCTTTGCTTGCATTTTTTTATAACATCGCTCACATGGGACTTGCTGAGGCGTTTACTTTTTCAAAAATGGCGCCGATTTTTGTGGCTATTATAAGTGCGATATTTTTTAAAGAAAAGCTTAATAGCATATCTTGGATAGCCATTTTACTTGGTTTTGTAGGCGTTGTGCTTGTAATGCAGCCAAATTTAGGCTTTGAAAAAACCGATATGATGGGCATTATAAACGGTTTGTTTGCTGCACTTGCTTATACTAGTATTCATGAGTTAAGAAGAGCGTATGATACGCGTATAATCGTGCTTTCGTTTGTAGCAAGTGGAGCTGTATTTCCGCTTATTTGTATGATAATAGCGCAATTTTACGCCACGCCAGATTGGCTTGATTTTATGTTTGCTAAATTTGTTATGCCGGATTTTTTTGGCTTTGTTTTTATCTTGATGATGGGCTTTAGTGGAGTGCTTTTTCAAACATATTTAACCAAAGCTTATGCAGCAAGTAGAAGCGCTGGAATGGTATCAGCCATAGGGTATTGTGATATCATATTTACATTGATTCTTGGCATGATGATGGGCGATAGTTTACCAAATTTTATAGCTTTTTTAGGTATAATAATTATCATTTTTAGCGGCGTTGTAGTCGCTATGCAAAAATAG